The following coding sequences are from one Stigmatopora nigra isolate UIUO_SnigA chromosome 10, RoL_Snig_1.1, whole genome shotgun sequence window:
- the LOC144202832 gene encoding uncharacterized protein LOC144202832 has protein sequence MMLSRETCGREAQSGETQSRVQKRKSSGPLTRAHKRQRRHPPPRRTALGLPRLRPVNLKGRRARGMRAPKNTNQFLMHEKYQMMHMRSDSVGSDTGGSCSDSESELTDMDSYLGALENARGALPDGPEAVQEPPRGTRGDQEVQHEDSMPYFPSEDDVLQSHNFMQRDFAQFCDFLTS, from the coding sequence ATGATGCTCTCCAGGGAGACGTGCGGGCGAGAAGCCCAGAGCGGGGAGACGCAGTCCCGCGTACAGAAGCGCAAGAGTAGCGGTCCTTTAACGAGGGCACACAAGAGACAGCGGCGGCATCCTCCCCCTCGCAGAACCGCTCTGGGTCTGCCGCGCCTCCGGCCCGTCAACCTTAAAGGCAGGCGAGCTCGGGGGATGCGCGCCCCCAAGAACACTAACCAGTTTCTCATGCACGAGAAGTACCAGATGATGCACATGCGCTCCGATTCGGTGGGCAGCGACACTGGGGGAAGCTGCTCCGACAGCGAATCGGAGCTCACCGACATGGACTCGTACCTGGGCGCCCTGGAGAACGCCAGGGGAGCCCTGCCCGATGGTCCTGAAGCAGTACAAGAGCCGCCGAGAGGGACGAGGGGGGACCAGGAGGTCCAACATGAGGACAGCATGCCCTACTTTCCGTCCGAGGATGATGTTTTGCAGAGTCACAACTTCATGCAACGAGACTTTGCACAGTTTTGTGACTTTTTGACGTCGTAA